Proteins from a genomic interval of Papaver somniferum cultivar HN1 chromosome 4, ASM357369v1, whole genome shotgun sequence:
- the LOC113275454 gene encoding alpha-dioxygenase 2-like has translation MGFSLNFVHPQLKPIVAKMSFFDAFLFYIIHWMDKYEVWHRLPVLLGVAYLGIRRHLHQRYNLLHVGDIKGRKYDTDEYCYRTADGKCNHPSDDRIGSQGTFFSRNMPPSNLPYELLEPHPSVVAAKLLARKEFIDNGKQFNLIACSWIQFMIHDWIDHMEDTQQVEIRAPDNIADACPLKSFKFLKTKQVPTNTTAGWPSKGNNFLMNNTGSLNTRTPWWDGSVIYGNNKEGMERIRSFKDGKLRISDKDGLLEHDEKGIPISGDVRNCWAGFSLLQALFVKEHNTVCDMLMVHYPEFDDEKLYQHARLVTSAVIAKIHTIDWTVELLKTDTLVAGMRINWYGFLGKRIKDMFGHFCGPIFSGLVGLKAPRDHGIPYSLTEEFVSVYRMHSLLPDKLQLRDTNSSSMDECPPITQEMAMREMIGKEGEKRLSEIGMEKMMVSMGHQASGALTLWNYPSWMRNLVAHDIDGEDRPDPVDMAALEIYRDRERGVARYNEFRRNLLMIPISKWEDLTDDVEVIEALHDVYEDDIEKLDLLVGLHAEKKIKGFAISETAFFIFLLIASRRLEADRFFTTNFNSRTYTEKGLEWVNKTESLRDVIGRHYPEMTRKWMKSSSAFSVWDSSPTPTNCIPLYLRPAP, from the exons GTAGCAAAGATGTCTTTCTTTGATGCTTTCCTGTTCTAT ATTATACATTGGATGGACAAATATGAAGTTTGGCATAGACTGCCGGTTCTACTTGGAGTAGCTTACCTTGGTATCAGGAGGCATTTGCATCAACGTTATAATCTTTTGCACGTAGGAGACATCAAGGGTCGAAAATATGACACCGATGAGTATTGTTATCGGACAGCTGATGGGAAATGTAACCATCCATCAGATGATCGGATTGGTAGCCAGGGTACATTTTTCAGTCGTAATATGCCTCCTTCAAACTTACCCTACGAG CTGCTTGAGCCACACCCATCAGTCGTTGCAGCAAAGTTATTGGCGAGGAAAGAGTTCATAGACAACGGGAAACAATTCAACTTGATTGCATGTTCATGGATACAATTCATGATTCACGACTGGATTGATCATATGGAAGACACTCAGCAG GTGGAAATAAGGGCTCCTGACAACATTGCCGATGCATGTCCACTGAAATCATTCAAGTTTCTTAAAACCAAACAAGTTCCAACTAATACTACTGCTGGTTGGCCGTCCAAGGGTAACAACTTCTTGATGAATAACACTGGATCTCTTAACACAAGAACTCCTTGGTG GGATGGGAGTGTAATATACGGGAATAACAAAGAAGGTATGGAAAGAATCAGATCATTCAAAGATGGCAAGCTTAGGATATCAGACAAAGATGGATTACTTGAACACGACGAGAAAGGGATACCAATATCCGGGGATGTTCGAAATTGTTGGGCTGGTTTTTCACTCTTGCAGgctttatttgtcaaagaacacAATACTGTTTGTGACATGCTCATGGTGCATTATCCTGAATTTGACGACGAAAAGCTCTACCAACATGCGCGCCTAGTGACTTCCGCGGTCATTGCGAAAATTCATACCATCGATTGGACAGTAGAACTTTTAAAGACTGATACTCTTGTAGCGGGGATGAGAATCAACTGGTAtggatttctaggaaagagaatTAAGGATATGTTTGGACATTTCTGTGGACCGATATTCAGTGGGTTAGTTGGTCTTAAAGCACCAAGAGACCATGGCATTCCTTATTCACTGACTGAAGAGTTTGTGAGTGTTTATAGAATGCATTCACTTCTTCCTGATAAACTTCAGCTAAGGGACACCAACTCGTCTTCCATGGACGAATGCCCTCCTATCACTCAAGA GATGGCTATGAGAGAAATGATAGGCAAAGAAGGTGAGAAGAGACTTTCTGAAATTGGAatggagaagatgatggtgtCAATGGGTCATCAAGCAAGTGGGGCACTAACGTTATGGAATTATCCTTCATGGATGAGAAACCTTGTAGCTCATGATATCGATGGCGAAGATAGACCCGATCCAGTTGACATGGCTGCCTTAGAAA TTTATAGAGATCGGGAAAGGGGAGTGGCTCGATATAACGAGTTCCGAAGGAATTTGTTGATGATTCCTATAAGCAAATGGGAAGACTTGACGGACGATGTTGAGGTTATTGAAGCTCTTCATGACGTGTATGAGGACGATATTGAGAAACTTGATCTACTTGTTGGTCTTCATGCAGAGAAGAAGATAAAGGGTTTCGCAATAAGCGAAACTGCCTTCTTCATCTTTCTATTAATTGCGTCAAG GAGGTTGGAAGCTGATCGTTTCTTTACAACAAATTTCAATTCTCGAACTTATACCGAGAAAGGATTAGAATGGGTTAACAAAACTGAGAGTTTGAGAGATGTGATCGGCCGACATTATCCTGAAATGACAAGGAAATGGATGAAAAGTTCAAGTGCATTTTCTGTATGGGATTCATCACCTACGCCAACAAACTGTATACCTTTATATCTTCGTCCGGCACCCTAA